From the Oryzias latipes chromosome 22, ASM223467v1 genome, one window contains:
- the LOC101174238 gene encoding centrosomal protein of 170 kDa protein B isoform X1 — translation MSVTSWFLVSSSGTRHRLPREMIFVGRDDCELMLQSRSVDKQHAVINYSSNTDEHMVKDLGSLNGTFVNDLRIPDQTYITLKLSDVIRFGYDSHVYILEKSQHKVPEEALKHEKYTSQLQLGVKALEAKTKEKQQLQSSEKSKEGKPQAEQKAQSLTASTDSPGSKPTPLYGQPSWWGEDEDPSNPKQNNDERIQESPEPSKDPLKSEINGSVSDSQAKPLFSSRQEPNYFEIPTKDLQQQQQQHSIKKPESQLHEIPTKDTSDHGIPSTPTPPVVQSHASFTIEFDDFTPGKMKIKDHVTKFAFRQQRKQPTAEVVTTPTEVISVESKVSDWLVQSNASMIKRRTSLCEEMYSTNSEPSIFEIAKEHRDDVNHADLRHLPTRNDGFNQSEPQLSEILRADPTQHLSFPDSGDFSPESQSISIQGKAEAHQAFVIEFFDNSRKNRSQSFTNNIPPEPSGLQPHQEKTSKSSSPSGGKQAPPTSLCTPPTQRYTIPLKDASPTGFQRSGSLRKEKTEDRISTGFSSRSSSSVTVRPFGSVGRRSKLSQEFTAELRRQQKQNSSSSLDKSASSSPKMAHKRTVVISQFSQSSASPPPVDELIQPQTSSPVHEPFPLKTPVSSQASRTVDVQSQRNQEEDNLSDAGTYTIEADVQDKELEEARRKIDQVFGLSESPEPLYDSEAETSSAFRPVVGQGREEDRQSSCEGVRPAPEQGHDLIKVQAAGAGLLQSPKWKCCWASLADTYTESGPPSGLSDIASQMELSGEVQGTLSQRQDNLDNADGSKARRSLPQLPQRERSDAPLPSIHVHYNPNSTFEIKEENLKPEDGIYRLIVQDDVEPDSLSDASKSDDGSIVDQCQRKRYDEGDELESSVKSTSFYIGSEEEVTAQHAGVNCNTPKTEQKHTTKSFSTATLTKQKGAHDTGKVKPNASEPGLGLRMQSPEGREAAVSLIRQESFTKEGPINAKLPNISAHSVQRDPDPGTFQGSTGPETHSYLKQTEDALAVLEAKLQAGHPRITPSPITDSLSGESDIDTSSTISQQSNKTKPKTSSGFHRERSYTFGTSQDASLQSKKQRLYGSSSNKVEPVKRPVALRRSTGKRGSVDLSDDTQSLPYSDQESNHSQARTKYTIPLQKGDGKTTKASQGLNRANSLSAPRPTRASMLRRARLGESDNEGMETDKLGQDANSLSSKQPLEAKKPSRLDMLAMPRRRAGSFNTPSDSDASSTAQWTGKSTGMSNRSTESSSNSVQRASASGAKPIERPQKPVLSKTPLTRARSSITKYTSSTASSRRRQKGSDYTSTSDEEYDSNWSHLKHKRSQPSSAFQSPRGQPLVARHPKPHSRDSEEEIQGESFHSWSTHSAEIARLSQDLAKDLAILAREIHDVAGDGDSQVSEVENGATASTAAHEQVAPRKSLILSLESGLNHRVQLSSAPRQEPDLSLINHGQKSKQRAQSKEEDSLDSLVLNPVYQVIMAISENTEQLSEKIKVLFQDRINIWEEMETRMDADGDFPDIPTSNKEIKSILKKLCSVQKQLEVINTIMGPSSTQEPPKTSALPASSSCEGRSSRVPPSRDWRTVHSVSKRGGGPRPSESVRRAAVTPEDLRQAYLV, via the exons TCTCGCAGCGTGGACAAACAACACGCAGTGATAAACTATTCCTCAAACACAGATGAGCACATGGTAAAAGACCTTGGCAGCTTAAACGGG acctTTGTGAATGACCTCAGGATCCCGGACCAGACCTACATCACTCTCAAGCTGTCAGACGTCATTCGCTTTGGTTAtg ATTCTCATGTGTATATCTTGGAGAAGAGTCAACACAAGGTCCCTGAAGAAGCTCTAAAA CACGAGAAGTACACCAGCCAGCTGCAGCTCGGTGTGAAGGCCCTGGAAgccaagacaaaagaaaaacagcagctcCAGAGCTCAGAAAAGAGCAAAGAGGGCAAACCTCAGGCTGAGCAGAAAGCCCAGTCCCTCACAG CTTCCACAGATTCTCCAGGATCTAAGCCGACTCCACTATATGGCCAACCATCCTGGTGGGGGGAGGATGAAGATCCATCCAATCCAAAGCAGAATAATGATGAAAGAATTCAAGAGTCTCCAG AGCcttctaaagacccactcaaatctGAGATCAACGGGTCTGTGTCAGACAGTCAGGCCAAGCCCTTGTTCTCTTCTCGTCAGGAGCCCAACTACTTTGAAATTCCAACAAAAgatttacagcagcagcagcagcagcactccATCAAGAAACCTGAGTCTCAGCTTCACGAGATTCCAACAAAGGACACATCAGACCATGGCATCCCTTCCACTCCCACACCCCCTGTGGTGCAAAGCCACGCCTCCTTCACGATCGAATTTGATGACTTCACTCCAGGTAAAATGAAGATCAAAGACCACGTCACCAAGTTCGCTTTCCGGCAGCAGCGCAAGCAGCCCACCGCCGAGGTTGTAACCACACCTACGGAGGTGATATCTGTGGAAAGTAAAGTTTCTGATTGGCTAGTCCAAAGCAATGCTAGTATGATAAAGAGGAGGACGTCTCTGTGTGAAGAAATGTATAGTACCAACAGTGAACCATCCATTTTTGAGATTGCCAAAG AGCACAGAGACGATGTTAATCACGCGGATTTGAGGCATCTTCCAACCCGAAATGATggtttcaaccaatcagaacctcagctttcagaaaTCTTGAGGGCTGACCCAACCCAACACCTTTCCTTCCCAGATTCTGGGGACTTTTCACCTGAATCTCAATCTATTTCCATTCAGGGCAAAGCGGAGGCTCACCAAGCCTTTGTCATTGAATTCTTTGATAACTCGCGGAAAAACCGTTCTCAGTCCTTCACCAATAACATTCCACCTGAGCCCTCAGGTCTCCAACCCCATCAGGAAAAAACAAGCAAGAGCTCAAGTCCTTCTGGAGGTAAACAGGCTCCACCCACATCCTTATGCACACCTCCAACCCAGCGCTACACGATCCCACTGAAGGATGCTTCCCCCACTGGATTTCAACGATCTGGGTCTCTACGAAAAGAGAAGACAGAAGACCGCATCAGCACCGGTTTTTCTTCCCGCTCTTCCTCCTCTGTAACTGTAAGACCCTTTGGTAGCGTAGGCCGGAGATCCAAACTGTCTCAGGAATTTACCGCTGAATTGCGCAGACAGCAGAAACAGAATTCTTCCTCTAGCTTGGACAAAAGTGCTTCTAGTTCCCCTAAAATGGCTCACAAAAGGACTGTGGTAATTTCACAGTTCAGTCAAAGTTCTGCAAGTCCTCCTCCAGTGGATGAACTTATCCAGCCTCAGACTTCTTCCCCTGTCCACGAGCCTTTTCCTCTGAAAACACCTGTCAGTTCCCAGGCATCTCGCACTGTGGATGTTCAGAGTCAAAGAAATCAGGAGGAGGACAATCTGAGTGATGCAGGAACGTACACTATCGAAGCAGATGTTCAAGATAAAGAACTGGAAGAAGCACGGCGCAAGATTGATCAG GTCTTTGGTCTCAGTGAGAGCCCAGAACCATTGTACGACAGTGAAGCAGAGACATCATCAGCGTTTAGGCCTGTTGTTGGTCAGGGCAGGGAGGAGGATAGGCAGAGTAGCTGTGAGGGCGTGAGGCCAGCTCCAGAGCAGGGACATGATCTGATAAAG GTTCAGGCAGCAGGTGCAGGGTTACTCCAGAGTCCAAAGTGGAAGTGTTGTTGGGCCAGCCTGGCAGACACTTACACAGAATCTGGCCCGCCGTCTGGCCTCTCTGACATCGCCTCCCAGATGGAACTGTCAGGAGAGG TACAGGGTACTCTCAGCCAACGCCAGGACAACTTGGACAATGCTGATGGTTCAAAGGCTCGGCGCAGTTTACCACAACTACCACAAAGAGAGAGGAGTGACGCTCCGTTGCCCAGTATTCATGTTCACTATAACCCTAACtcaacatttgaaataaaagaagagAACCTGAAGCCCGAAGATGGTATTTACAGGTTAATCGTGCAGGATGACGTAGAGCCAGACAGTCTGAGTGATGCCAGCAAGTCGGATGATGGATCTATCGTAGATCAATGTCAGCGAAAGCGGTACGATGAAGGAGACGAGCTTGAAAGTTCTGTGAAGTCTACGTCTTTCTACATCGGATCGGAAGAGGAAGTCACAGCGCAACATGCTGGCGTAAATTGCAATACACCCAAgactgaacaaaaacacacaactaaaTCCTTCTCAACAGCCACTCTCACCAAACAAAAAGGGGCTCACGACACTGGAAAGGTCAAACCCAATGCTTCAGAACCTGGACTGGGACTCAGAATGCAAAGTCCAGAAGGGAGAGAAGCAGCAGTGTCATTAATCAGACAGGAGAGCTTTACTAAGGAGGGACCCATTAATGCCAAACTGCCAAATATTTCTGCTCATTCTGTTCAAAGAGACCCAGACCCAGGGACTTTTCAAGGCAGCACAGGTCCGGAGACGCATTCTTACCTCAAACAGACTGAGGATGCTCTGGCTGTTCTAGAAGCCAAACTGCAAGCAGGACATCCCAGAATCACTCCATCGCCTATCACAGACTCTCTGTCTGGAGAATCTGACATCGATACCTCCAGTACAATCAGCCAGCAAAGCAATAAGACCAAACCAAAAACTTCGAGTGGTTTCCATCGTGAGAGATCTTATACCTTTGGAACTAGCCAGGATGCAAGTCTCCAGTCTAAAAAGCAGCGCTTGTATGGATCAAGCAGCAATAAGGTGGAGCCAGTCAAGAGGCCAGTGGCCCTGAGAAGAAGCACGGGAAAGCGTGGCTCTGTGGACCTTAGCGACGACACGCAGAGTCTACCGTACTCTGATCAGGAGTCCAACCACAGCCAAGCTCGCACCAAGTACACAATCCCCCTTCAGAAGGGGGACGGCAAGACCACAAAAGCATCTCAGGGTTTAAATCGTGCCAACAGCTTGTCTGCACCTAGACCCACAAGGGCCTCCATGCTCCGCCGTGCACGCTTAGGAGAGTCCGACAACGAAGGGATGGAGACCGACAAGCTGGGCCAGGACGCCAACAGTTTGTCCTCTAAACAGCCCCTGGAAGCAAAGAAACCCTCCCGACTGGATATGCTGGCTATGCCTCGCAGGCGAGCAGGTTCGTTCAACACACCTAGCGACTCTGATGCCTCTTCCACCGCTCAGTGGACAGGCAAGAGCACAGGAATGTCCAATCGCAGCACAGAGTCGAGCAGCAACTCTGTTCAGAGGGCGTCTGCTTCCGGAGCCAAGCCCATTGAAAGGCCACAGAAGCCGGTCCTCAGTAAAACCCCGCTTACTCGTGCACGCTCGAGCATCACCAAGTACACCAGCAGCACAGCGA GCTCTCGGAGGCGGCAGAAGGGCTCTGACTATACTTCTACCTCAGATGAGGAGTACGACTCAAACTGGAGCCACCTTAAACACAAACGCTCCCAACCTTCCTCAGCTTTTCAAAGTCCACGCGGTCAGCCTTTGGTGGCGAGGCATCCCAAGCCCCACAGCAGAGACTCTGAAGAGGAAATCCAGGGAGAGAGCTTCCACAGCTGGTCCACCCACAGTGCTGAGATCGCTCG GTTGAGTCAAGATTTGGCCAAAGACTTGGCCATTTTAGCCAGAGAGATTCACGACGTTGCAGGTGACGGCGATTCGCAGGTCTCAGAGGTGGAGAACGGTgcaactgcatccactgctgctcacGAGCAGGTAGCACCGAGAAAAAGTTTGATCCTG AGTCTAGAATCTGGATTAAACCACAGAGTCCAGCTGAGTTCTGCACCGAGACAGGAACCTGATCTGAGTTTAATCAACCATGGACAGAAATCCAAACAACGAGCTCAAAGCAAAGAGGAG gaTTCCCTGGACAGTTTGGTGCTGAATCCAGTTTATCAGGTCATAATGGCCATCAGTGAAAACACGGAGCaactttcagaaaaaataaa aGTTCTGTTTCAGGATAGGATTAATATCTGGGAAGAGATGGAGACAAGGATGGATGCTGATGGGgattttccagatattccaacttcaaacaag GAAATAAAATCTATACTGAAGAAACTTTGCAGTGTTCAGAAACAGCTTGAAG tCATCAACACCATCATGGGGCCCAGCAGTACACAAGAACCTCCCAAGACTTCAGCGCTTCCTGCTTCCTCCTCATGTGAAGGTAGATCCTCCAGAGTTCCTCCCTCCCGAGACTGGAGGACAGTCCACTCCGTATCCAAACGAGGCGGAGGCCCGAGGCCCAGCGAGAGCGTCCGGAGAGCCGCGGTCACCCCAGAGGATCTCAGGCAGGCTTATTTAGTCTGA
- the LOC101174238 gene encoding centrosomal protein of 170 kDa protein B isoform X3: MSVTSWFLVSSSGTRHRLPREMIFVGRDDCELMLQSRSVDKQHAVINYSSNTDEHMVKDLGSLNGTFVNDLRIPDQTYITLKLSDVIRFGYDSHVYILEKSQHKVPEEALKHEKYTSQLQLGVKALEAKTKEKQQLQSSEKSKEGKPQAEQKAQSLTASTDSPGSKPTPLYGQPSWWGEDEDPSNPKQNNDERIQESPEPSKDPLKSEINGSVSDSQAKPLFSSRQEPNYFEIPTKDLQQQQQQHSIKKPESQLHEIPTKDTSDHGIPSTPTPPVVQSHASFTIEFDDFTPGKMKIKDHVTKFAFRQQRKQPTAEVVTTPTEVISVESKVSDWLVQSNASMIKRRTSLCEEMYSTNSEPSIFEIAKEHRDDVNHADLRHLPTRNDGFNQSEPQLSEILRADPTQHLSFPDSGDFSPESQSISIQGKAEAHQAFVIEFFDNSRKNRSQSFTNNIPPEPSGLQPHQEKTSKSSSPSGGKQAPPTSLCTPPTQRYTIPLKDASPTGFQRSGSLRKEKTEDRISTGFSSRSSSSVTVRPFGSVGRRSKLSQEFTAELRRQQKQNSSSSLDKSASSSPKMAHKRTVVISQFSQSSASPPPVDELIQPQTSSPVHEPFPLKTPVSSQASRTVDVQSQRNQEEDNLSDAGTYTIEADVQDKELEEARRKIDQVFGLSESPEPLYDSEAETSSAFRPVVGQGREEDRQSSCEGVRPAPEQGHDLIKVQAAGAGLLQSPKWKCCWASLADTYTESGPPSGLSDIASQMELSGEVQGTLSQRQDNLDNADGSKARRSLPQLPQRERSDAPLPSIHVHYNPNSTFEIKEENLKPEDGIYRLIVQDDVEPDSLSDASKSDDGSIVDQCQRKRYDEGDELESSVKSTSFYIGSEEEVTAQHAGVNCNTPKTEQKHTTKSFSTATLTKQKGAHDTGKVKPNASEPGLGLRMQSPEGREAAVSLIRQESFTKEGPINAKLPNISAHSVQRDPDPGTFQGSTGPETHSYLKQTEDALAVLEAKLQAGHPRITPSPITDSLSGESDIDTSSTISQQSNKTKPKTSSGFHRERSYTFGTSQDASLQSKKQRLYGSSSNKVEPVKRPVALRRSTGKRGSVDLSDDTQSLPYSDQESNHSQARTKYTIPLQKGDGKTTKASQGLNRANSLSAPRPTRASMLRRARLGESDNEGMETDKLGQDANSLSSKQPLEAKKPSRLDMLAMPRRRAGSFNTPSDSDASSTAQWTGKSTGMSNRSTESSSNSVQRASASGAKPIERPQKPVLSKTPLTRARSSITKYTSSTATFQSPRGQPLVARHPKPHSRDSEEEIQGESFHSWSTHSAEIARLSQDLAKDLAILAREIHDVAGDGDSQVSEVENGATASTAAHEQVAPRKSLILSLESGLNHRVQLSSAPRQEPDLSLINHGQKSKQRAQSKEEDSLDSLVLNPVYQVIMAISENTEQLSEKIKVLFQDRINIWEEMETRMDADGDFPDIPTSNKEIKSILKKLCSVQKQLEVINTIMGPSSTQEPPKTSALPASSSCEGRSSRVPPSRDWRTVHSVSKRGGGPRPSESVRRAAVTPEDLRQAYLV; this comes from the exons TCTCGCAGCGTGGACAAACAACACGCAGTGATAAACTATTCCTCAAACACAGATGAGCACATGGTAAAAGACCTTGGCAGCTTAAACGGG acctTTGTGAATGACCTCAGGATCCCGGACCAGACCTACATCACTCTCAAGCTGTCAGACGTCATTCGCTTTGGTTAtg ATTCTCATGTGTATATCTTGGAGAAGAGTCAACACAAGGTCCCTGAAGAAGCTCTAAAA CACGAGAAGTACACCAGCCAGCTGCAGCTCGGTGTGAAGGCCCTGGAAgccaagacaaaagaaaaacagcagctcCAGAGCTCAGAAAAGAGCAAAGAGGGCAAACCTCAGGCTGAGCAGAAAGCCCAGTCCCTCACAG CTTCCACAGATTCTCCAGGATCTAAGCCGACTCCACTATATGGCCAACCATCCTGGTGGGGGGAGGATGAAGATCCATCCAATCCAAAGCAGAATAATGATGAAAGAATTCAAGAGTCTCCAG AGCcttctaaagacccactcaaatctGAGATCAACGGGTCTGTGTCAGACAGTCAGGCCAAGCCCTTGTTCTCTTCTCGTCAGGAGCCCAACTACTTTGAAATTCCAACAAAAgatttacagcagcagcagcagcagcactccATCAAGAAACCTGAGTCTCAGCTTCACGAGATTCCAACAAAGGACACATCAGACCATGGCATCCCTTCCACTCCCACACCCCCTGTGGTGCAAAGCCACGCCTCCTTCACGATCGAATTTGATGACTTCACTCCAGGTAAAATGAAGATCAAAGACCACGTCACCAAGTTCGCTTTCCGGCAGCAGCGCAAGCAGCCCACCGCCGAGGTTGTAACCACACCTACGGAGGTGATATCTGTGGAAAGTAAAGTTTCTGATTGGCTAGTCCAAAGCAATGCTAGTATGATAAAGAGGAGGACGTCTCTGTGTGAAGAAATGTATAGTACCAACAGTGAACCATCCATTTTTGAGATTGCCAAAG AGCACAGAGACGATGTTAATCACGCGGATTTGAGGCATCTTCCAACCCGAAATGATggtttcaaccaatcagaacctcagctttcagaaaTCTTGAGGGCTGACCCAACCCAACACCTTTCCTTCCCAGATTCTGGGGACTTTTCACCTGAATCTCAATCTATTTCCATTCAGGGCAAAGCGGAGGCTCACCAAGCCTTTGTCATTGAATTCTTTGATAACTCGCGGAAAAACCGTTCTCAGTCCTTCACCAATAACATTCCACCTGAGCCCTCAGGTCTCCAACCCCATCAGGAAAAAACAAGCAAGAGCTCAAGTCCTTCTGGAGGTAAACAGGCTCCACCCACATCCTTATGCACACCTCCAACCCAGCGCTACACGATCCCACTGAAGGATGCTTCCCCCACTGGATTTCAACGATCTGGGTCTCTACGAAAAGAGAAGACAGAAGACCGCATCAGCACCGGTTTTTCTTCCCGCTCTTCCTCCTCTGTAACTGTAAGACCCTTTGGTAGCGTAGGCCGGAGATCCAAACTGTCTCAGGAATTTACCGCTGAATTGCGCAGACAGCAGAAACAGAATTCTTCCTCTAGCTTGGACAAAAGTGCTTCTAGTTCCCCTAAAATGGCTCACAAAAGGACTGTGGTAATTTCACAGTTCAGTCAAAGTTCTGCAAGTCCTCCTCCAGTGGATGAACTTATCCAGCCTCAGACTTCTTCCCCTGTCCACGAGCCTTTTCCTCTGAAAACACCTGTCAGTTCCCAGGCATCTCGCACTGTGGATGTTCAGAGTCAAAGAAATCAGGAGGAGGACAATCTGAGTGATGCAGGAACGTACACTATCGAAGCAGATGTTCAAGATAAAGAACTGGAAGAAGCACGGCGCAAGATTGATCAG GTCTTTGGTCTCAGTGAGAGCCCAGAACCATTGTACGACAGTGAAGCAGAGACATCATCAGCGTTTAGGCCTGTTGTTGGTCAGGGCAGGGAGGAGGATAGGCAGAGTAGCTGTGAGGGCGTGAGGCCAGCTCCAGAGCAGGGACATGATCTGATAAAG GTTCAGGCAGCAGGTGCAGGGTTACTCCAGAGTCCAAAGTGGAAGTGTTGTTGGGCCAGCCTGGCAGACACTTACACAGAATCTGGCCCGCCGTCTGGCCTCTCTGACATCGCCTCCCAGATGGAACTGTCAGGAGAGG TACAGGGTACTCTCAGCCAACGCCAGGACAACTTGGACAATGCTGATGGTTCAAAGGCTCGGCGCAGTTTACCACAACTACCACAAAGAGAGAGGAGTGACGCTCCGTTGCCCAGTATTCATGTTCACTATAACCCTAACtcaacatttgaaataaaagaagagAACCTGAAGCCCGAAGATGGTATTTACAGGTTAATCGTGCAGGATGACGTAGAGCCAGACAGTCTGAGTGATGCCAGCAAGTCGGATGATGGATCTATCGTAGATCAATGTCAGCGAAAGCGGTACGATGAAGGAGACGAGCTTGAAAGTTCTGTGAAGTCTACGTCTTTCTACATCGGATCGGAAGAGGAAGTCACAGCGCAACATGCTGGCGTAAATTGCAATACACCCAAgactgaacaaaaacacacaactaaaTCCTTCTCAACAGCCACTCTCACCAAACAAAAAGGGGCTCACGACACTGGAAAGGTCAAACCCAATGCTTCAGAACCTGGACTGGGACTCAGAATGCAAAGTCCAGAAGGGAGAGAAGCAGCAGTGTCATTAATCAGACAGGAGAGCTTTACTAAGGAGGGACCCATTAATGCCAAACTGCCAAATATTTCTGCTCATTCTGTTCAAAGAGACCCAGACCCAGGGACTTTTCAAGGCAGCACAGGTCCGGAGACGCATTCTTACCTCAAACAGACTGAGGATGCTCTGGCTGTTCTAGAAGCCAAACTGCAAGCAGGACATCCCAGAATCACTCCATCGCCTATCACAGACTCTCTGTCTGGAGAATCTGACATCGATACCTCCAGTACAATCAGCCAGCAAAGCAATAAGACCAAACCAAAAACTTCGAGTGGTTTCCATCGTGAGAGATCTTATACCTTTGGAACTAGCCAGGATGCAAGTCTCCAGTCTAAAAAGCAGCGCTTGTATGGATCAAGCAGCAATAAGGTGGAGCCAGTCAAGAGGCCAGTGGCCCTGAGAAGAAGCACGGGAAAGCGTGGCTCTGTGGACCTTAGCGACGACACGCAGAGTCTACCGTACTCTGATCAGGAGTCCAACCACAGCCAAGCTCGCACCAAGTACACAATCCCCCTTCAGAAGGGGGACGGCAAGACCACAAAAGCATCTCAGGGTTTAAATCGTGCCAACAGCTTGTCTGCACCTAGACCCACAAGGGCCTCCATGCTCCGCCGTGCACGCTTAGGAGAGTCCGACAACGAAGGGATGGAGACCGACAAGCTGGGCCAGGACGCCAACAGTTTGTCCTCTAAACAGCCCCTGGAAGCAAAGAAACCCTCCCGACTGGATATGCTGGCTATGCCTCGCAGGCGAGCAGGTTCGTTCAACACACCTAGCGACTCTGATGCCTCTTCCACCGCTCAGTGGACAGGCAAGAGCACAGGAATGTCCAATCGCAGCACAGAGTCGAGCAGCAACTCTGTTCAGAGGGCGTCTGCTTCCGGAGCCAAGCCCATTGAAAGGCCACAGAAGCCGGTCCTCAGTAAAACCCCGCTTACTCGTGCACGCTCGAGCATCACCAAGTACACCAGCAGCACAGCGA CTTTTCAAAGTCCACGCGGTCAGCCTTTGGTGGCGAGGCATCCCAAGCCCCACAGCAGAGACTCTGAAGAGGAAATCCAGGGAGAGAGCTTCCACAGCTGGTCCACCCACAGTGCTGAGATCGCTCG GTTGAGTCAAGATTTGGCCAAAGACTTGGCCATTTTAGCCAGAGAGATTCACGACGTTGCAGGTGACGGCGATTCGCAGGTCTCAGAGGTGGAGAACGGTgcaactgcatccactgctgctcacGAGCAGGTAGCACCGAGAAAAAGTTTGATCCTG AGTCTAGAATCTGGATTAAACCACAGAGTCCAGCTGAGTTCTGCACCGAGACAGGAACCTGATCTGAGTTTAATCAACCATGGACAGAAATCCAAACAACGAGCTCAAAGCAAAGAGGAG gaTTCCCTGGACAGTTTGGTGCTGAATCCAGTTTATCAGGTCATAATGGCCATCAGTGAAAACACGGAGCaactttcagaaaaaataaa aGTTCTGTTTCAGGATAGGATTAATATCTGGGAAGAGATGGAGACAAGGATGGATGCTGATGGGgattttccagatattccaacttcaaacaag GAAATAAAATCTATACTGAAGAAACTTTGCAGTGTTCAGAAACAGCTTGAAG tCATCAACACCATCATGGGGCCCAGCAGTACACAAGAACCTCCCAAGACTTCAGCGCTTCCTGCTTCCTCCTCATGTGAAGGTAGATCCTCCAGAGTTCCTCCCTCCCGAGACTGGAGGACAGTCCACTCCGTATCCAAACGAGGCGGAGGCCCGAGGCCCAGCGAGAGCGTCCGGAGAGCCGCGGTCACCCCAGAGGATCTCAGGCAGGCTTATTTAGTCTGA